One region of Oncorhynchus masou masou isolate Uvic2021 unplaced genomic scaffold, UVic_Omas_1.1 unplaced_scaffold_2892, whole genome shotgun sequence genomic DNA includes:
- the LOC135533990 gene encoding ferritin, middle subunit-like: protein MKRVVTLFCLSTQAFYFSRDDVALRGFAHFFKENNDEEREHADKLLSFQNKRGGRILLQDIKKPERDEWGNGLEAMQCALQLEKNVNQALLDLHKIASDKVDPHLCDFLETHYLNEQVEAIKKLGDHITNLTKMDAGKNKMAEYLFDKHTLRGQS from the exons ATGAAGAG agtggTCACACTGTTTTGTTTATCCACCCAGGCTTTCTATTTCTCCCGTGACGATGTGGCTCTGCGTGGCTTCGCGCATTTCTTCAAGGAGAACAACGACGAGGAGCGGGAGCACGCCGACAAGCTACTCTCCTTCCAGAACAAGAGAGGTGGACGTATTTTACTCCAGGACATCAAG AAGCCAGAACGTGATGAGTGGGGCAATGGGCTGGAGGCCATGCAGTGTGCTCTGCAGCTGGAGAAGAATGTGAACCAGGCCCTGCTGGACCTGCACAAGATTGCCTCTGACAAGGTTGACCCCCAT CTGTGTGACTTTCTGGAGACCCATTACCTGAATGAGCAGGTGGAGGCCATTAAGAAGCTGGGTGACCACATCACCAACCTCACCAAGATGGATGCTGGCAAAAACAAGATGGCAGAGTACCTGTTTGACAAGCACACCCTGCGAGGCCAGAGCTAA